The Streptomyces sp. Mut1 genome window below encodes:
- a CDS encoding LacI family DNA-binding transcriptional regulator has protein sequence MAARLKDVAALAGVSVRTVSNVVSNAAAVAPATRARVLAAVEELGYRPNLAARNLRQGRTGLIGVVVPEIHSPYFGALTGLLIDAAQERGWTVLLERTGGRAELERRLLDGSEGHQVDGMIVSPWSTPPAELASLAGGLPLVVLGELDPLGSIDHVALDNVAAARDAARHLVALGRRRIAAIGLQSALGHGTAELRAEGFRLGLREAGLSPAAEAEVADLHRGEGARAMRELLLLPERPDAVFCFSDELALGALRVAAEQGVRVPDELALVGFDDIEDGLFATPSLTTVAPDRAQIAERAVQCLSERVLGRLAALPARRIVVPHRLLVRESSGGPASAG, from the coding sequence GTGGCAGCGAGACTCAAGGACGTCGCCGCGCTCGCGGGCGTGTCCGTCAGGACCGTCTCCAACGTCGTGAGCAACGCGGCCGCCGTCGCGCCGGCGACCCGGGCCCGGGTGCTGGCCGCAGTGGAGGAGCTGGGGTACCGGCCCAACCTGGCCGCCCGCAACCTCCGGCAGGGCCGCACCGGGCTCATCGGCGTGGTCGTCCCGGAGATCCACTCCCCCTATTTCGGCGCGCTGACGGGGCTCCTCATCGACGCGGCCCAGGAGCGCGGCTGGACGGTGCTCCTGGAGCGGACCGGGGGCCGGGCGGAGCTGGAGCGGCGGCTGCTGGACGGCTCCGAGGGGCACCAGGTGGACGGGATGATCGTCAGCCCGTGGTCGACGCCCCCCGCCGAGCTGGCCTCGCTCGCGGGCGGTCTGCCGCTGGTCGTCCTCGGCGAGCTGGACCCGCTGGGGTCCATCGACCACGTGGCGCTGGACAACGTGGCGGCGGCCCGGGACGCCGCCCGTCACCTCGTCGCTCTGGGCCGCCGGAGGATCGCCGCCATCGGGCTCCAGTCGGCGCTGGGGCACGGCACGGCCGAACTCCGGGCCGAGGGCTTCCGGCTGGGGCTGCGGGAGGCGGGGCTGAGCCCGGCCGCCGAGGCCGAGGTGGCCGACCTGCACCGGGGCGAGGGGGCGCGGGCGATGCGCGAACTGCTGCTCCTGCCCGAGCGCCCGGACGCGGTGTTCTGCTTCAGCGACGAACTGGCGCTCGGGGCGCTGCGGGTGGCCGCCGAGCAGGGGGTGCGGGTGCCCGATGAGCTGGCGCTGGTGGGGTTCGACGACATCGAGGACGGGCTGTTCGCCACCCCTTCGCTCACCACGGTCGCCCCGGACCGGGCGCAGATCGCGGAGCGGGCGGTGCAGTGCCTGAGCGAGCGCGTGCTCGGCCGGCTGGCCGCGCTGCCCGCGCGCCGGATCGTCGTCCCGCACCGGCTGCTGGTCCGGGAGAGCTCCGGGGGCCCGGCGTCCGCCGGGTAG
- a CDS encoding phytanoyl-CoA dioxygenase family protein, producing the protein MHEAATTTAPFPHPEAAVRDLYTAGITACRGAFSPRWADRMREDIDAAFAEARGREGGAVGRGPHRYYVEIHPEQLRGFVDLVDHPWVRAVSEAVLGPDYRIVELGFDVPLAGAVNQPWHRDFPMPGATREERRLTSLAFNLTAVDTREDMGPFEIAPGTQWDDDARFGHAMFPRREDYPRYEALAERKYPRRGDISARSALTVHRGTANRSDDPRPVLVLGVDAPGAGNDGHHDMAVTREFWAALPERVRAHLGCPVVDRLTPIVQKHTIEGLVMGDA; encoded by the coding sequence ATGCATGAGGCCGCGACCACCACCGCCCCGTTCCCGCACCCCGAAGCGGCGGTGCGGGACCTGTACACGGCCGGGATCACCGCGTGCCGGGGCGCTTTCAGCCCGCGGTGGGCGGACCGGATGCGCGAGGACATCGACGCCGCCTTCGCCGAGGCGCGCGGCCGGGAGGGCGGCGCCGTGGGGCGCGGCCCGCACCGCTACTACGTGGAGATCCACCCGGAGCAGCTGCGCGGCTTCGTGGACCTCGTGGACCACCCCTGGGTGCGCGCCGTCAGCGAGGCGGTCCTGGGCCCGGACTACCGCATCGTCGAGCTGGGTTTCGACGTGCCGCTGGCCGGAGCGGTCAACCAGCCCTGGCACCGCGACTTCCCCATGCCCGGGGCCACGCGCGAGGAGCGCCGGCTCACCTCGCTCGCCTTCAACCTGACCGCCGTCGACACGCGGGAGGACATGGGCCCCTTCGAGATCGCGCCCGGCACGCAGTGGGACGACGACGCCCGCTTCGGGCACGCCATGTTCCCGCGCCGCGAGGACTACCCGCGCTACGAGGCCCTGGCCGAGCGCAAGTACCCCCGAAGGGGCGATATCTCGGCCCGCTCGGCCCTGACCGTCCACCGGGGCACGGCCAACCGGTCGGACGACCCCCGCCCGGTCCTGGTGCTGGGTGTCGACGCCCCGGGCGCGGGCAACGACGGTCACCACGACATGGCGGTCACCCGGGAGTTCTGGGCCGCCCTGCCCGAGCGGGTCCGGGCGCACCTGGGCTGCCCGGTGGTCGACCGGCTCACGCCCATCGTCCAGAAGCACACCATCGAGGGACTGGTCATGGGCGACGCATGA
- a CDS encoding AbfB domain-containing protein: protein MSSALVGVGAAPAGAASWSPKAPPMTTPWTAQVPVDKPLPEYPRPQLTRPDWSNLNGIWDFAVTGRDAGQPDSFPDRIRVPFVAESALSGIQRRITENDKLWYKRAFTVPSDWDGRRVELNFGASDWQTTVWVNGTQVGAHKGGYDSFAYDITPQLNGGTNTVVVSVYDPTQTGGQAVGKQRVNDVQPHDGGGIFYTAASGIWQTVWLEPVAEAHITRLDMTPDLDDSTLRVTVRAASAAGRTARVTVSSGGTVVGTATGPAGSAFAVPVPDPRLWSPDDPFLYDVKADLLDGTAVTDSVGSYTGMRSIAVAKVDNVMRPVLNGEFVFQTGTLDQGYWPDGIYTAPTDDALKSDLQAHKDLGFNMVRKHIKVEPQRWFYWADKLGLLVWQDMPAMDTGKSPDGAARTQWESEFHAVIDQHRSSPSLVMWVDQNEGWGQYDQARIADEVKAYDPTRLVDNMSGVNCCGSVDGGNGDVIDNHVYVGPGNTAPTATRAAVLGEFGGLGYKVPGHEWFPGGGFSYEDQPSVSALNDRFVGLIDAIRVGQLPAGLSASVYTEITDVENEANGLLTYDRQVVKVDAARVRAANRALIDASRNPAPPVALPTGQYKSLRVTTPGYTDKYLRHQDSLAFTEVVGDDSGALLKNDATWKIVPGLANGNCYSFESRNYPGEYLRHRDFRVRREANDGSALYRADATWCAVAGTAGVRLTSANLPGSYLRHIESEVWLATPGGGHAWDNPATFTEDTTWAVEAPWAP, encoded by the coding sequence GTGTCCTCCGCGCTGGTCGGGGTCGGTGCGGCGCCGGCCGGTGCCGCGTCCTGGTCGCCCAAGGCCCCGCCGATGACGACACCCTGGACCGCCCAGGTGCCGGTCGACAAGCCGCTGCCCGAGTACCCGCGCCCGCAGCTGACCCGGCCCGACTGGTCCAACCTCAACGGCATCTGGGACTTCGCGGTGACCGGGCGGGACGCCGGGCAGCCGGACTCGTTCCCCGATCGGATCCGGGTGCCGTTCGTCGCCGAGTCCGCGCTCTCGGGCATCCAGCGCAGGATCACCGAGAACGACAAGCTCTGGTACAAGCGCGCCTTCACCGTCCCCTCCGACTGGGACGGCCGCCGGGTCGAGCTCAACTTCGGCGCCTCCGACTGGCAGACCACGGTCTGGGTCAACGGCACCCAGGTGGGCGCGCACAAGGGCGGGTACGACTCGTTCGCGTACGACATCACCCCGCAGCTGAACGGCGGCACGAACACGGTCGTGGTCTCCGTCTACGACCCGACGCAGACCGGCGGGCAGGCCGTCGGCAAACAGCGCGTCAACGATGTGCAGCCGCACGACGGGGGCGGGATCTTCTACACCGCGGCCTCCGGCATCTGGCAGACGGTCTGGCTGGAACCGGTCGCCGAGGCCCACATCACCCGCCTGGACATGACCCCGGACCTGGATGACAGCACCCTGCGGGTGACGGTGCGGGCCGCGTCGGCGGCCGGGCGTACGGCCAGGGTGACCGTCTCCAGCGGCGGCACCGTGGTCGGCACGGCCACCGGACCGGCCGGCTCCGCCTTCGCCGTACCGGTGCCGGACCCGCGTCTGTGGAGTCCGGACGACCCGTTCCTGTACGACGTGAAGGCGGACCTGCTCGACGGGACCGCCGTGACCGACTCGGTCGGCAGCTACACGGGTATGCGCTCGATCGCCGTCGCGAAGGTCGACAACGTGATGCGCCCGGTGCTCAACGGGGAGTTCGTCTTCCAGACGGGCACCCTGGACCAGGGCTACTGGCCGGACGGCATCTACACCGCGCCGACCGACGATGCCCTCAAGTCGGACCTCCAGGCGCACAAGGACCTCGGCTTCAACATGGTCCGCAAGCACATCAAGGTAGAACCGCAGCGCTGGTTCTACTGGGCGGACAAGCTGGGACTGCTGGTCTGGCAGGACATGCCGGCCATGGACACCGGAAAGAGCCCCGACGGAGCGGCCCGCACCCAGTGGGAGAGCGAGTTCCACGCGGTCATCGACCAGCACCGCAGCTCGCCCTCCCTGGTGATGTGGGTCGACCAGAACGAGGGCTGGGGACAGTACGACCAGGCGAGGATCGCCGACGAGGTGAAGGCGTACGACCCGACCCGGCTCGTCGACAACATGAGCGGGGTCAACTGCTGCGGCTCGGTCGACGGCGGCAACGGCGACGTGATCGACAACCACGTCTATGTCGGCCCCGGCAACACCGCGCCGACCGCCACCCGGGCGGCCGTCCTCGGCGAGTTCGGCGGCCTGGGCTACAAGGTCCCCGGTCACGAGTGGTTCCCCGGCGGAGGCTTCAGCTACGAGGACCAGCCGAGCGTCTCCGCGCTGAACGACCGGTTCGTGGGGCTGATCGACGCGATCCGCGTCGGCCAGCTCCCGGCGGGCCTGTCCGCCTCGGTCTACACGGAGATCACCGACGTGGAGAACGAGGCGAACGGGCTGCTCACCTACGACCGCCAGGTCGTCAAGGTGGACGCGGCCCGGGTGCGGGCCGCGAACCGGGCCCTCATCGACGCCTCCAGGAACCCGGCCCCTCCGGTGGCCCTGCCCACCGGGCAGTACAAGTCGCTGCGGGTCACCACCCCCGGCTACACCGACAAGTATCTGCGCCACCAGGACTCGCTGGCCTTCACCGAGGTCGTCGGCGACGACAGCGGCGCGCTGCTCAAGAACGACGCCACGTGGAAAATCGTCCCCGGTCTGGCGAACGGCAACTGCTACTCGTTCGAGTCGCGCAACTACCCGGGCGAATACCTGCGCCACCGGGACTTCCGGGTCCGCCGCGAGGCCAACGACGGATCCGCGCTCTACCGGGCCGACGCCACCTGGTGCGCGGTCGCCGGTACCGCAGGTGTGCGGCTGACCAGCGCGAATCTGCCGGGCAGCTATCTGCGCCACATCGAGTCGGAGGTATGGCTGGCCACCCCCGGCGGCGGGCACGCCTGGGACAACCCGGCCACCTTCACCGAGGACACGACGTGGGCGGTGGAGGCGCCCTGGGCCCCCTGA